A window from Cytobacillus sp. IB215665 encodes these proteins:
- a CDS encoding class I SAM-dependent methyltransferase produces MMNMNTIIKDAISSSQNKMISYAQFMELALYHPNYGYYMREQTKIGKKGDFITSSNISNVFAVLFTNIFIDLVQQQKVPPMIVEIGGGSGRFAKSVLEEWKERSPQSYEQLTYILIETSPYHRELQRQLLINEQDKVIQFEHLQQFIENHPFYQGVVFTNELFDAFPVEVIEKRHEELHEVMVTLNDDNEIEEYFVPLSNKEIIKYLEEQNIELTNGQRFEIPLQMKSFIHQLSSTLEQAVVYTVDYGYTHKEWQHPAHMRGSLRGYHRHQLINNPLLNPGNMDITSHVHLDAVKYYYRKAGFTEVAMMRQDQFLLEAGILQYLQENNDTNPFSEVSKRNRAIRSLILDGGISSYFHVIMMQKNMDIAWEKNYMC; encoded by the coding sequence ATGATGAATATGAACACAATTATTAAAGATGCGATTAGTTCAAGTCAAAACAAGATGATTTCTTATGCGCAATTTATGGAATTAGCACTGTATCATCCTAACTATGGCTATTATATGCGAGAACAAACTAAGATCGGTAAAAAAGGTGATTTTATAACGAGTAGTAATATTTCCAATGTTTTTGCTGTCTTGTTTACTAATATATTTATTGATTTAGTCCAACAGCAAAAAGTGCCCCCAATGATTGTTGAAATTGGAGGAGGCAGCGGTCGATTTGCAAAATCGGTACTAGAAGAATGGAAAGAAAGATCTCCCCAGTCATATGAGCAACTTACATATATATTGATTGAAACGAGTCCATATCATCGTGAGCTGCAAAGGCAGCTGCTCATAAATGAACAAGATAAAGTGATTCAGTTTGAACATCTTCAACAGTTCATTGAAAATCATCCTTTTTATCAGGGGGTTGTTTTTACGAATGAATTATTCGATGCTTTTCCAGTTGAAGTAATTGAAAAACGTCATGAGGAATTACATGAGGTTATGGTGACACTAAATGATGACAACGAAATTGAAGAATACTTCGTACCGCTTTCAAATAAAGAAATTATCAAATATTTAGAAGAACAGAACATTGAATTAACTAATGGTCAACGCTTTGAAATTCCGTTACAGATGAAAAGTTTTATCCACCAGCTTAGTAGCACTCTAGAACAAGCGGTTGTATATACTGTGGATTATGGCTATACACATAAAGAATGGCAACATCCTGCACATATGAGAGGAAGTCTTAGAGGGTACCATCGTCATCAGCTCATTAACAATCCTCTATTAAACCCAGGAAATATGGACATCACGTCACACGTTCATCTTGATGCCGTTAAATATTACTACCGTAAGGCTGGATTTACCGAAGTCGCTATGATGAGGCAGGATCAATTCCTGCTTGAGGCTGGTATATTACAATATTTACAAGAGAATAATGATACGAACCCTTTTTCTGAAGTTAGCAAAAGAAATCGTGCGATAAGAAGTTTAATTTTAGATGGCGGGATAAGTTCATATTTTCACGTCATCATGATGCAAAAAAACATGGATATAGCTTGGGAAAAAAACTATATGTGTTAA
- a CDS encoding DUF2626 domain-containing protein, with amino-acid sequence MDRMFRVLGFWTGIFAVMFYIGHMDEVALLFFAQTVFFIILGYLKLTERMYLYIFGAYLTIFFAGFTYYTTFFMVPGAGH; translated from the coding sequence ATGGATCGTATGTTTCGTGTATTAGGGTTTTGGACAGGTATATTTGCTGTTATGTTTTATATTGGTCACATGGATGAAGTAGCATTGCTTTTCTTCGCTCAAACGGTCTTCTTTATTATTTTAGGTTATTTAAAACTAACTGAGCGCATGTATCTTTATATATTTGGTGCTTACTTAACAATTTTTTTCGCGGGCTTCACATACTATACTACATTCTTTATGGTACCTGGCGCAGGACATTAA
- a CDS encoding helix-turn-helix transcriptional regulator gives MEQTLKITNVLSDPTRYYIYQYITKRHSEVTVQEIADEFKIHPNVARLHLSKLEDVNMLVSEAKKTGKGGRPSRLYRLSDDVVQLFFPFRDYQLLAKVAIQSMMKLGEAGKEALFDTGKAFGQEIINSQLHPNDTQTTALSFEHKLKILKDSATTLGFHPEFEHNEDKTIIFFQIFNCPFKELADKHTDAICGMHYAFLHGMFEVLFNNVKLIEKDNIIHGCDSCSYQVKVTN, from the coding sequence ATGGAACAAACTTTAAAAATTACAAATGTATTATCTGATCCTACTCGTTATTACATCTATCAATATATAACTAAAAGACATAGTGAGGTTACCGTTCAAGAAATTGCTGATGAGTTTAAAATTCATCCGAATGTCGCACGTCTCCATTTGTCTAAATTAGAAGATGTTAACATGCTTGTTTCAGAGGCAAAGAAGACAGGAAAAGGTGGTAGGCCAAGCCGTTTATATCGTTTATCTGACGATGTGGTACAACTGTTTTTCCCATTTCGCGATTATCAATTATTAGCAAAAGTAGCCATACAATCAATGATGAAACTAGGTGAGGCTGGAAAAGAAGCATTATTTGATACAGGGAAAGCATTTGGTCAAGAAATAATTAATTCACAGCTTCACCCAAATGACACACAAACTACGGCACTGTCATTCGAACATAAGTTGAAAATACTAAAAGATTCTGCTACTACTTTAGGTTTTCACCCTGAATTTGAACATAATGAAGATAAAACGATCATCTTTTTCCAAATCTTCAATTGTCCATTTAAAGAACTAGCTGATAAACATACTGACGCTATTTGTGGCATGCATTATGCTTTTTTACATGGAATGTTCGAAGTATTATTCAATAATGTAAAACTAATCGAAAAAGATAATATTATTCACGGCTGTGACTCTTGTTCATATCAAGTCAAAGTCACAAACTAG
- the comGA gene encoding competence type IV pilus ATPase ComGA produces the protein MPAIERIGDRLLTEAQHLGVSDIHFMPRKKDALIQFRLDNELTAKEMISKSTCERLIAHYKFLAGMDIGERRRPQNGALSMIINSKNLQLRLSTLPTINNESLVIRLLPSDSFYPLNFLTLFPNTTKKLISLLKHAHGLIIFTGPTGSGKTTTLYSLLHSSQHLVNRNIITLEDPIEKRSDKVIQVQVNEKAGITFSNGLKAILRHDPDVIMVGEIRDAETAKIAVRASLTGHLVLTTMHTREAKGAIYRLLEFGVPVQDISQTLIAITAQRLVNIKCPFCAEECSIYCKTLRTYRRTSISEFVYGKILTKMIDEAKGDSVVYSYKKMKDVISKAIALGFISTKEFDKWVYKDEIEK, from the coding sequence TTGCCAGCGATTGAAAGAATTGGTGATCGCTTGTTAACTGAGGCCCAACACTTGGGCGTATCTGATATTCACTTTATGCCTCGAAAAAAAGATGCTCTGATTCAATTTCGGCTAGACAACGAACTAACTGCAAAGGAAATGATAAGTAAATCAACATGTGAGCGATTAATTGCACATTATAAATTTCTTGCCGGAATGGATATTGGTGAAAGGCGAAGGCCGCAAAATGGCGCATTATCTATGATTATTAATAGCAAAAACCTTCAACTTCGGCTATCAACCTTACCTACGATTAATAATGAAAGCCTCGTTATTAGATTATTACCTTCAGATTCATTTTATCCACTCAACTTTTTAACTCTTTTCCCTAATACGACAAAAAAGCTTATTTCTTTATTAAAGCATGCTCATGGGTTAATCATTTTTACAGGTCCAACTGGCTCGGGTAAAACAACCACATTATATTCTTTACTTCATTCATCCCAACACCTGGTAAATCGCAACATTATTACGCTTGAAGATCCAATTGAAAAAAGGAGTGATAAAGTCATTCAAGTACAGGTAAATGAAAAGGCAGGTATCACATTCTCAAATGGGCTAAAGGCGATACTACGACATGATCCTGATGTAATTATGGTTGGAGAGATTCGAGACGCAGAAACTGCCAAAATTGCTGTTAGAGCATCACTTACTGGACATTTAGTGTTAACAACCATGCATACAAGAGAAGCGAAAGGTGCCATTTATAGGCTGTTAGAATTTGGTGTTCCAGTACAAGACATATCTCAAACTCTAATTGCAATTACCGCCCAAAGGTTAGTGAATATTAAATGTCCATTTTGTGCTGAGGAGTGCTCTATATATTGTAAAACGTTACGCACATATAGGAGAACGAGTATTAGTGAGTTTGTGTACGGGAAAATATTAACAAAAATGATTGATGAAGCTAAGGGAGATTCAGTTGTCTATAGTTATAAAAAAATGAAAGATGTTATTAGTAAAGCAATAGCTCTTGGGTTTATCTCTACTAAAGAATTCGATAAATGGGTATACAAAGATGAAATCGAAAAATAA
- the comGB gene encoding competence type IV pilus assembly protein ComGB: MKSKNKWNLKQQAQFCRRLGELLEKGYTLSQGIEFLTLQLSKSQQEDLQYCIGKMKEGYLLHEVLEHLSFHRDLLSYLYFSEQQGELAKALLEGSSIIAKKDVYYKKFIKVIRYPVFLIVVVSLLFVAVQQVLLNQFDQLNQSMKLTKTTFSTILQNVYAITPYIFLTVLCCLTLSLAFYFTFFKKQSPILQMNIICKIPFLHSSVAQINSQYFSFQLSTLLNGGLSINESLLIFERQYHLAFYQLEAARIRQQLTSGECLEAIIESRPYFEKELALVISHGQSNGNLANELYHYSQYTLLRIEEKVMSLLNVLQPALFISVGMVVLFIYLAIMIPMFQLIKAL; the protein is encoded by the coding sequence ATGAAATCGAAAAATAAATGGAATTTAAAACAACAAGCCCAATTTTGTCGCAGGTTAGGTGAGTTGCTAGAGAAAGGGTATACTTTATCTCAAGGGATTGAGTTTCTCACTTTACAATTGTCTAAATCACAACAAGAAGATCTACAATATTGCATAGGAAAAATGAAAGAAGGTTACTTACTTCACGAGGTTTTAGAACATTTATCTTTTCATAGGGACTTACTGAGCTATTTATACTTTTCTGAGCAACAAGGTGAATTAGCAAAAGCATTGCTAGAAGGTAGTTCAATTATAGCCAAAAAAGATGTATATTATAAAAAGTTTATTAAGGTTATTCGTTACCCTGTGTTTTTAATCGTTGTAGTGTCTTTATTGTTTGTGGCTGTGCAGCAAGTATTATTGAATCAATTTGACCAATTAAATCAATCAATGAAATTAACAAAAACTACTTTCTCAACAATTCTACAAAATGTGTATGCGATTACACCTTATATCTTTTTAACTGTTTTGTGTTGCCTTACCTTATCGTTAGCGTTTTACTTTACCTTCTTCAAGAAACAATCTCCTATTTTACAAATGAATATCATTTGTAAGATACCGTTCCTTCATTCATCAGTAGCACAAATAAACTCCCAATATTTTTCTTTTCAATTAAGTACTTTACTTAATGGTGGACTATCAATTAATGAATCATTGTTGATTTTTGAGCGGCAGTATCATTTAGCATTTTATCAGTTAGAAGCAGCACGTATTCGTCAGCAGTTAACTTCAGGAGAATGCTTAGAGGCAATTATTGAATCAAGACCTTATTTCGAGAAAGAATTAGCCCTAGTTATTTCTCACGGACAATCCAATGGAAACCTTGCAAATGAATTGTATCATTATAGTCAATACACATTACTAAGAATCGAAGAAAAAGTGATGTCATTGTTAAATGTTTTACAACCAGCTCTTTTTATAAGTGTAGGTATGGTCGTTTTGTTCATTTATTTAGCAATCATGATTCCAATGTTTCAGTTAATTAAAGCTTTATAG
- the comGC gene encoding competence type IV pilus major pilin ComGC — protein sequence MDDKGFTLIEMLIVLMVISVLLIITIPNITKHSKVINEKGCDALINMVQAQVKAYEIEHETIPTITELLEEGYITTNTCPGGNVIEVGTDGSVKEGDVTEE from the coding sequence ATGGACGACAAAGGTTTTACGTTAATCGAGATGTTAATTGTCCTTATGGTAATTTCAGTACTTTTAATTATAACAATACCTAATATTACTAAACATAGTAAAGTGATAAACGAGAAAGGGTGTGATGCATTAATAAATATGGTACAAGCTCAGGTGAAAGCTTATGAGATTGAACATGAAACGATTCCGACAATAACTGAACTTTTAGAAGAAGGGTATATTACGACAAATACGTGCCCAGGTGGAAATGTTATAGAAGTGGGTACCGACGGTAGCGTGAAGGAAGGTGATGTGACTGAAGAATGA
- the comGD gene encoding competence type IV pilus minor pilin ComGD: MKNDNYKNERGYTLIEVMIVLAIVSIMASVSVLQINPLIEKRKMAHFFAQLENDIFYAQIYALSNQKSITLLFSNQDSTYYVLSNGMSSPIMQRSFDKGLNIEKGTLGLSISFRSNGAISQAGTLIVNHHGKKYKVVFLLGKGRFYVQEL, translated from the coding sequence CTGAAGAATGACAATTATAAAAATGAACGGGGTTATACATTAATTGAAGTAATGATTGTATTAGCTATCGTCTCTATAATGGCTTCCGTTTCAGTTCTACAAATTAACCCTCTTATTGAAAAAAGAAAGATGGCACATTTTTTTGCCCAATTAGAAAATGATATTTTTTACGCTCAAATTTATGCATTGAGTAATCAAAAAAGCATAACACTTCTTTTCTCAAATCAGGATTCAACATATTATGTTCTTTCTAATGGTATGAGCTCTCCCATCATGCAACGCTCATTTGACAAAGGTTTAAACATAGAAAAAGGAACATTAGGGTTAAGTATATCTTTTCGTAGTAATGGTGCTATAAGTCAAGCTGGAACATTAATTGTAAATCATCATGGTAAGAAATATAAAGTTGTTTTTCTGCTAGGAAAGGGAAGGT